CATTTAGCAGTGTTAACTTAGAAAGACAAAATGATATGCTGTAATTTCCCCAAACCTTCAAACCATCGCATCATCTTAGTCTTCATTTGCAAGTGTCTCGGTGGATAGCCAGATCTTGGCACCACTTAGAAATTTGCTTAAAGGTGTTCCCAGAATGCTCCGTCTGCATAGGTTTCCTACAGGAGAAAATGGGAATGAGGAGGAGAGAAAGTCTGGGACCCCAGAGGTGTCATTTAAACTGTTTGCTCTGAAGTACATCCTGCTTTGATCCAGTTCCGAGCAGCTGCCTTGCAGAGAAGAGTTGCTCTTGTACTGCCGAAGATTCCTGTTTAACATGTCTACTTCATCTGCCAGCAAAGAAACTTTATGGAAAGCCGTGATGAAGCCACCGTGATTAATCTGGGCTTCGGGGACCCAGCGGAAGTAGCACAATTTCCACAGTTTTATCTGCATTCCAGAGATGCGGGGTAGAATCACGCCGTGCAGATCAGCAGGCTTTGCAAACCAGTCCCTGAAGTACTGCTCCATGCTGTTACTCTGACTCTCCGTTTGCTGTAAAAAGTCCGGTTTCAGTTTTAGTATCAGAGAGTTTCTTCTCGGAAGGAACTCTTGCTCACTGATGACTCCGTTTTTTAAGGCTGGGGGCATACCTCGCAGTGTGGAGCTGtagtttttctgcagaaaacaaacactggtAATGCTCTGGTTTGATGCTCATGGGCACAGCAGATTTCCCTGCGCTGCCAGGGTGCGTTATCCAGGGAAATGCTGGGACCTTCGAGCAGCGCTGAGCTTGTGAGTCACTGCTGCAGGGCCCACAGGGCAAGCAGTGTGGCCACTTGTGGcctttacagaaatacatatgTGTTCTAGACTTTCTAAAACAAGGAATGGTTGAATTAATCAGTATTCACTGAAAAACATGACAACCCCggggggaaaaagcagcatggccTCACTTCTTAGGTGGAATAATGCCAGGCTGGCAGTGAGCTCAGCCGTATCGGAAGGTGTCCTGGAACACAAGGCTCAACAACCCACATCTTTACTTCTACGGAAGATCATTTATTTCGGCTGGGAAGCTGAGAGAATTAACATTCCTGTTGCTAAACGGAGGGCGTGAAGCCCTGTATAACTGTCACCCGTTAACCACTAACGCCCCAGGGTGAAGCCCGACAGGCATCGCTATAGTTACCTTTGAGCGTTTGAAAGTCTTCACTGCTCCGTTTTGTACACATGGTGCACTCTTGCCGATGTACAAGGGGTTGTGGAAGAGCAGGCGATCCCTGCTCGTGAACTGAAGAGCCCAGTCCCAAACACAAGGGAATTTGAGGCCTTTCTCATCACCCAGCTGAATATTTTTGCTTATGGCAAATTCCTGCAAGAAGTTAACGTTCAGGCACatgaaaatcaaagaaaacgGGCTTATTCACAAATCTTAACTATAAACCAGTGCATAACTACTGGGCAAAGAAGAGCAGGGATAGAATTTGGAGGTGGCTGCAGATCAAAGCAACAGAGCAGCAAGACAGTCTGCTGCTGGGGACAactgctctgctctctcctccACTTGAGCAATGCAGAGTTACGAGTAATGCTACTGGGCAAAAAATACCTTCAATGACATTACATTGTTCGTTTGTTTACTCCTAACCCCCCCCAACTATTATTCTGAGAATACACTAATGGTCCCTCAATGCTCTACTTCTTTGTAAGGTAGCTACCCCCAACTTTAAAGaggaaatatttaacaaaattaagttttactTTTATCACCTGTCAAATGTTTACTACACACAGTTCTGATAAGCtccagctttcaaaaaaaaaaaaagtaagtgttcacttttcaaaataccttCACTGTGCATCACTATTTGAACTTTACGCAGTTTCTTCCAACTATTTAAACAATTAATATCAAGAGATTTCAAAGTTTGCCTGGAGTGTGAAATTCTATTTATTGCCTGTCATTCTGCTTTATCAGTTCCAGACACAAATCTGTTTCCTAGAGGAATACAAACAATAACGTACACAATAACAATGCTTTTCGGGGGCGGGGAGTGGTATTCAACAGACATTCTTCTACTAATAGGTCTACTAATAGGTAGTTACTATCTATGCAAAGATCACCTGAAAGGACACTCTGATCATGTTCATCTGGGGAGCTGAATATTTTGCCCCGAAGAGAGCgtgacattttgaaaaatacaaagcaatacTATTTAGCTGAGATGACGTTATTTCCAGAAAGGCATGCTGAAGTCTCATAGTTACACAATGCTCCATACTCACAGTGCTTTCCTTTACTCGCTGGTGAGGACAATTGAAAAGGAAAGTGCCAAACAGTGAGATGCGTGCACTGTCGTACAAGATGGTCAAGTACACTTCAGAAAACTCAAAGGCTGCTGGGTATTGTTCTAGCAGCTGCCAAACACAGTCAAGAAACATCAAGAACAAGGGAgactgggaaaagaaacagagagcTATTAGATTTAACACCCACTTTTCCCCGGTCATACCAATGTCTTGTGGTTAGCGCCCCATTAGGGTATTCAGCTCTATGTCTGGTACATTCGTCAACAAGGTGAAGTACTTGgagtactgtattttttatgattttatgcAACTGTAACACCCTGTATTCCTGTTTAGCCACTTTCACAAGCAAATACGTCAACTGGCTTTCCCGGTGTTACCTTCCCCAGCTTTCCCTTCTGTGTAAGAAGCCAGTCAGTTCTCTCCTGGGCTCTCTTCATGCTCACTTAGCTGTAACGATGCTTTCTGCCATCCTCAGAATTTCCAAATTAGTGCTTGAGTGGTCCTTCCTTACTGCGTGGCCTTATTTTCACAACACATCTACTTCCTTCTTGTTTGAAATGACCGGAGAGCTGAATTCAGCCCCATTAACTTCCTAGCTCACTCCACGGTGGCCCACGGCTGGCAGAAGTCTAAACTATCATTTATATaaagttttagaaatattttcctcttgccAGTTTCACTTTTCTGTCTATCCTTTCCTAGGGTCAAATTAGTTCCTTTCTCGTTATTTCTCCCTTgctatttcagtttctttatcCCTCCATGCATTTTCCTTGCTTAGTGCTCGGTGCCCTCCGTTTATCGCCTGGCTCCACTTCTGTTACTCTTCAGCATCGTCCCTGGAAAAGGCTGCTAACCCAGGGTCCTCTATTTTTCCAACTGCCATTACAAGTCTCTCCCTTGCAATGAAGCGGCCAAATAAGATCAGCTGGAAATCCTGAACACCGAGCCCTGTGCTACCCTCTGTTAATCTGTTGGGCAGCTGTGCATCAGTTCATAACGCTACAGTCAGCTCAGCACCTTGAACAGTACTGCGAACTGATACAACTGGGCGTTCAAAAAACCGAGGATGAAAACACACCCTtggtaaaacaaataaatcaacCGACCCCTTCCAAACTCACTCCTTACTGCAATGTAAAACGTGGGCTGTGCTAGCATTCATGACAGCGGgaccttttccttttgcagcaacacaaaacccagcaacatTTGATTGCACCTGGTGTTTCACTGAATCTGTGTGGCTACAGaggataaataaaatatatctctATCCTGGACAAAGACTCATTTTCTCTGACATTAGTTCCGTGAGATTTGGAAGTATTAACAAATACTTTTACTTTCAGATTTCTGTGTGAACAAACCTTCAGGCTGATATTAACCCGATACTGTTACACACGCAAACGCCATTCATTTTTACCTCTTTGTCGGATCTCTTTAAGTGGTTACACCTGTCTAAAAACTGATATCCTGCCATGACCCATTCCTTCTGTATTAAGCTTTGAAATCCAACAATTGTTCGAAAATAGGGATCCAGCATGACTTGAatgagagaagcagcaagacaGCTCAGGTCCCGTCCCTCTTCCTCTGTGAATAACATACAGAACGTGTGAAATAAATAACATATATAGGCACATACACAAAATCACATCTCAAAGAGCAAAAAGTGGCAACTGGGTgcagtgttttcctttaaatttcttttaaaacatgcttttcacTGCTGTACTTGTTCTAATGGTTtcaaaagaaactaaaagaaaaaaccacctttttttttccttcactgagaCTCACACTATAGAAAAGGTTCCTGCAGTACCCAGGACAACAATGTATTCATCAGGGCCAAAATACCCACGCAAACGCCTGGTATTTAAACCAAGATGTGCTGAGAAGGAGGGCCTTCATGCTTAAATTTTCAACATACTTTCCACCCTGAAGCTCTTTTTGGAAGGCCATTATATGGGGAGAGTGGGATACGTTAGCTGAACAGGCCTTGTAAAAACGACAGAAGTTAAACAGTTTCTGATCTTGACATAAGCAagtttttcagcatcttttttcTGCAATATCTGTTTGCACTTACACAACAGCAGCCACTGTTAGTGTAGTACTTCTGCATCCAGGACCTCTGAATAAAACTGGTCTGGCTTATGCCAGGAGTATGAGCCCAATTAACACAGTACAAACATTCAgctttcagttttggttttatcaTATCATTATCagaataaaacccacaaaaactcAAAGCTAAATATTCGTTTGACATGATGGACTATACTACAGTTCAGATGcataacaaataattttcctttctagtTCCTCAGATGACAAAAGTATTTAGAAGCGAAGGGGTTTATGTATAAAGATTACAGTTGATTTTATCTAAATGTGTTTATCTACGTTATTGTACTACTGCTAGTGATTACAGCATGCTATATGGTCATATTACCTTGTAGAACTACAGAAACATGCTTACACTCCATCATATAGACAAGCTCAGCAGAATGCTTAAGAAATGATCtagacagggaaaaaaaagtgatacaACAGTTAATGTGACAGGTTCAcgctttagaagaaaaaaataggtggGATATCTGTATTTACCTAACTCATATATTCAAAGAGAGAATCCCTCAACTGATTCAGCACTTATTTACACTGGGGagtttttcacatttcattaaTCATTTTGTTCATGATACAAACCTTACGTACTCTAACCAGCGAGTATTTTCCAGTGAGGACAGCCACTTCTCTTCAGTTTCCTCAAAAGGCTCTACAACAAAGAAAGTAATTACATTACAATACAACTTCAAATACCTACTCCTGTTAGCCAGATCTAGTAgattttgttgtatttcaaCAAAATAACCACCATGAAAGAAGGACAGTGCAGCCTACCATTAACACACAGCTGTTTGAGTTTGATATGTGCAGCCTGGATCTCCTGGATGTTGGGGAGACACTTGTCCAGATCAGATTTGTAAACATCACTCCTCAGGGGATGGCTTCGAGTTATTGCATTGCAAATCCTAAGTAAGAAAAAGAATCAGCCATATTGTTATTGGGGGGGAgagaaacagtctttcaagaaACATCCAACAGTCTTTAACTGAAAATGactaaaaccagagaaaacatgcaccttatttaaaagaaaaaaaataagaagttgTCTAGTTTCTATTCAGGCACTGTGTTGCTCCTGCCACAAAGCTGCTATTGACTCAGATATTTTTGGTATCTGCTAGctaccaaacaaaaaaatggaaatgctgggTCATTAAAACAAATCTGGGAAACTCTGAGGCTGACTGCCAGTTAGGTAGCTCTATTCcgtttttaatttttcagtattttttactaAGACTTGCCTATGCTAAATCAGCAGAACATATATATAAGTTTATAAAGCTA
This genomic stretch from Falco naumanni isolate bFalNau1 chromosome 7, bFalNau1.pat, whole genome shotgun sequence harbors:
- the MTMR10 gene encoding myotubularin-related protein 10, whose product is MFSLRQPKPTFKSYLLPQAEDHIASEPRIKKLEPVLLPGEIVVNEVNFVRKCMATDTSQYDLWGKLVCTNFKISFITDDPMPLQKFHYKNLLLGEHDVPLTCIEQIVTVNDTKRKQKVLGPNQKLKFNPTELIIYCKDFRIVRFRFDEAGPESAKKVCLAIAHYSQPTDLQLLFAFEYVGEIYHNPAKKVNGIDPGGGGGGIGSASGQQTPLFETYSDWDREIKRTGASEWRVCSVNEGYMISTCLPEYFVVPSSLADQDLKLYSYSFIGRRMPLWSWNHPNGSALVRMANIKDVLQQRRIDQRICNAITRSHPLRSDVYKSDLDKCLPNIQEIQAAHIKLKQLCVNEPFEETEEKWLSSLENTRWLEYVRSFLKHSAELVYMMECKHVSVVLQEEEGRDLSCLAASLIQVMLDPYFRTIVGFQSLIQKEWVMAGYQFLDRCNHLKRSDKESPLFLMFLDCVWQLLEQYPAAFEFSEVYLTILYDSARISLFGTFLFNCPHQRVKESTEFAISKNIQLGDEKGLKFPCVWDWALQFTSRDRLLFHNPLYIGKSAPCVQNGAVKTFKRSKKNYSSTLRGMPPALKNGVISEQEFLPRRNSLILKLKPDFLQQTESQSNSMEQYFRDWFAKPADLHGVILPRISGMQIKLWKLCYFRWVPEAQINHGGFITAFHKVSLLADEVDMLNRNLRQYKSNSSLQGSCSELDQSRMYFRANSLNDTSGVPDFLSSSFPFSPVGNLCRRSILGTPLSKFLSGAKIWLSTETLANED